The Streptomyces luteogriseus genome includes a window with the following:
- a CDS encoding sialidase family protein, whose amino-acid sequence MPSRLHARLRSTLTAAVAAGALLAPTAPAHSQPAAASPEFDQQVLFKASQDPGYACFRIPAIVRTTSGTLLAFAEGRVLNCGDAADIDIVLKRSTDGGRTWGPLQVVTEGAGDTHGNPAPVVDRGTGRILLAETYNTGRTDTGNCTVPCDRTPHLQHSDDDGRTWSEPRDLSDEILPEHWNSWYATGPVHGIQLTRGRHAGRLVFGVNTETWNGSRVSANHAALVVSDDGGDSWRVGATDTWPIGPDGVFRQKPSEVTLAERADGALLVSGREQDGTDLGHRSQTLSTDGGDSFATPFRDLPDLYTPQVQGATLRLGDRMLLSAPADPDRRRTMMVRSSYDGGRTWESVDRGTVVTTDWSGYSDMAAVDGTTVGLLYEGGAADARDEIRFARFTEDWLKPRRGADPTTRDAAAGARPAAVLGGARRTAGVRGGALSFDGSDDAVRLPYRSRLPLGEGDFTASLHFRYTATTGEQPFLWMGGIGTTQPQIWLRGEPASNRVRGLITTRSGATTVRSASVAADGAHNDGRWHHLALRRGGGRLTLFLDGEAIGTADVPGSVSRNSPFGVHIGQRMDSRAFLTGAIDDVRVWKRALSDEELASGASGAASRGTVLWLPMDQVSGSN is encoded by the coding sequence ATGCCGTCACGTCTTCACGCACGTCTGAGATCCACCCTGACAGCCGCCGTCGCCGCCGGCGCGCTGCTCGCGCCGACCGCCCCGGCGCACAGCCAACCCGCGGCCGCTTCACCGGAGTTCGACCAGCAGGTGCTCTTCAAGGCGTCCCAGGACCCGGGCTACGCCTGCTTCCGGATCCCGGCGATCGTGCGCACCACCAGCGGCACACTCCTGGCGTTCGCCGAGGGCCGCGTCCTCAACTGCGGTGACGCGGCCGACATCGACATCGTCCTCAAGCGTTCCACCGACGGCGGCCGCACCTGGGGGCCGCTCCAGGTCGTCACCGAGGGCGCGGGCGACACACACGGCAACCCGGCGCCGGTCGTGGACCGCGGCACGGGCCGGATCCTGCTGGCCGAGACGTACAACACCGGCCGTACGGACACCGGAAACTGCACCGTCCCCTGTGACCGCACCCCGCACCTGCAGCACAGCGACGACGACGGCCGCACCTGGTCGGAGCCGCGCGATCTGAGCGACGAGATCCTGCCCGAACACTGGAACTCCTGGTACGCGACCGGACCCGTGCACGGCATCCAGCTGACCCGCGGCAGGCATGCCGGGCGGCTGGTTTTCGGCGTCAACACCGAGACGTGGAACGGCAGCCGGGTCTCCGCCAACCACGCCGCGCTGGTGGTCAGCGACGACGGCGGCGACTCCTGGCGCGTCGGCGCCACGGACACCTGGCCCATAGGGCCGGACGGCGTGTTCCGGCAGAAGCCGTCCGAGGTGACGCTCGCCGAACGCGCCGACGGCGCCCTGCTCGTCAGCGGCCGGGAGCAGGACGGCACCGACCTCGGACACCGCTCCCAGACCCTCAGCACGGACGGCGGCGACAGCTTCGCCACGCCGTTCCGCGACCTCCCGGATCTGTACACCCCACAGGTCCAGGGCGCGACCCTGCGCCTGGGCGACCGGATGCTGCTGTCCGCCCCGGCCGACCCCGACCGCCGCCGCACGATGATGGTCCGCTCCTCCTACGACGGCGGACGCACCTGGGAGAGCGTGGACCGGGGCACGGTCGTCACCACGGACTGGTCGGGCTACTCCGACATGGCGGCCGTCGACGGCACGACGGTGGGCCTGCTGTACGAGGGCGGCGCGGCCGACGCGCGCGACGAGATCCGCTTCGCCCGCTTCACCGAGGACTGGCTGAAGCCGCGCCGGGGCGCCGACCCGACCACGCGCGACGCGGCCGCGGGCGCCAGGCCCGCGGCGGTGCTCGGCGGCGCCCGGCGCACGGCCGGCGTCCGCGGGGGCGCGCTGTCGTTCGACGGCAGCGACGACGCCGTACGGCTGCCCTACCGGTCCCGGCTCCCGCTCGGCGAGGGGGACTTCACGGCCTCGCTGCACTTCCGCTACACGGCCACGACCGGCGAACAGCCCTTCCTGTGGATGGGCGGCATCGGCACCACCCAGCCGCAGATCTGGCTGCGCGGGGAACCGGCGAGCAACCGGGTCCGGGGGCTGATCACCACCCGGTCCGGCGCGACGACCGTCAGGTCCGCCTCGGTGGCGGCCGACGGCGCCCACAACGACGGCCGCTGGCACCATCTGGCCCTGCGCCGCGGCGGAGGGCGGTTGACGCTCTTCCTCGACGGCGAGGCGATCGGCACCGCGGACGTGCCCGGCTCGGTCAGCCGCAACTCCCCGTTCGGCGTGCACATCGGGCAGCGCATGGACAGCCGGGCGTTCCTCACCGGAGCGATCGACGACGTCCGGGTGTGGAAACGGGCCCTGAGCGACGAGGAGTTGGCCTCCGGCGCGTCGGGCGCGGCCTCCCGGGGCACGGTGCTGTGGCTCCCCATGGACCAGGTGAGCGGCAGCAACTAA
- a CDS encoding DUF4185 domain-containing protein, with product MPDDSGAARARQRTGTGIGLLLVLVLGAALLIALPDDERPDDSCPALTVGSWKTDDGLTAEFSRYGDDASRTDDWTGGDGTHSVRLPDGRVLWLFSDTYLGRVYGPPNPHGESYAWRDAGTPLVRNSAVLMRDGRLDTTLPAPLFADPAPNQWRWPVAARVEPRSPGSSEQVVRVLLWVRTAGQAPWIYGVPTATEVATLSLPGLRLESVVEVLGQQRVPDPSRRVLFGTSLVEEDGWTYVFGGDDGRAASRPVSHAYAARVPKGALGDPSAWQYWSGSAWVPGARPRPVLGDGRRKGVGSAFSVVREGGTYVLFTMAAGPKGLTTVASYWSCSPAGPWHGPAKEFSPPLPQGQVAAYNPQAHPVLSGDGRLVLSYDVNWLETTGAAAQLSRNVSLYRPRFVSLRLASVR from the coding sequence GTGCCCGACGACTCAGGAGCAGCACGAGCACGACAGCGCACGGGAACCGGGATCGGCCTGCTGCTGGTCCTGGTTCTCGGCGCCGCGCTGCTCATCGCCCTTCCGGACGACGAGAGGCCGGACGACTCCTGTCCGGCGCTCACGGTCGGCTCCTGGAAGACGGACGACGGCCTCACCGCCGAGTTCTCCCGCTACGGCGACGACGCGAGCCGCACGGACGACTGGACCGGCGGCGACGGCACCCACTCGGTGCGGCTGCCGGACGGCCGGGTGCTGTGGCTGTTCTCGGACACCTATCTGGGCCGGGTGTACGGCCCGCCCAACCCGCACGGCGAGTCCTACGCCTGGCGGGACGCCGGCACGCCGCTGGTGCGCAACTCGGCGGTGCTGATGCGCGACGGCCGCCTCGACACCACCCTGCCCGCCCCGCTGTTCGCCGACCCGGCGCCGAACCAGTGGCGCTGGCCGGTCGCCGCCCGCGTCGAACCCCGCTCCCCCGGCTCCTCGGAGCAGGTCGTCCGAGTGCTGCTGTGGGTGCGCACGGCGGGCCAGGCGCCCTGGATCTACGGCGTGCCCACCGCCACCGAGGTCGCCACGCTGTCGCTGCCCGGCCTGCGCCTGGAGTCGGTCGTCGAAGTGCTCGGCCAGCAGCGGGTCCCCGACCCGTCCCGGCGGGTGCTGTTCGGTACGTCGCTGGTCGAGGAGGACGGCTGGACCTATGTGTTCGGCGGCGACGACGGCCGGGCCGCCTCCCGGCCCGTGTCGCACGCGTACGCGGCCCGGGTGCCCAAGGGCGCGCTCGGCGACCCGTCGGCCTGGCAGTACTGGAGCGGTTCGGCGTGGGTGCCCGGCGCCCGCCCCCGGCCGGTGCTCGGGGACGGGCGGCGCAAGGGCGTGGGCAGCGCGTTCTCGGTCGTCCGGGAAGGGGGCACGTACGTGCTGTTCACGATGGCCGCCGGCCCGAAGGGGCTCACCACCGTCGCGTCCTACTGGTCCTGCTCGCCGGCCGGGCCGTGGCACGGTCCGGCGAAGGAATTCAGCCCACCGCTGCCCCAGGGGCAGGTCGCCGCCTACAACCCGCAGGCGCATCCGGTGCTGAGCGGCGACGGGCGGCTCGTGCTGAGCTACGACGTCAACTGGCTGGAGACGACGGGCGCCGCGGCCCAGCTCAGCCGGAACGTGTCCCTGTACCGACCGCGCTTCGTGTCGTTGCGCCTGGCTTCGGTGCGGTGA
- a CDS encoding bile acid:sodium symporter family protein, translating into MPIDPYILLLLGTVGLAALFPARGPAADVASGASTAAVALLFFLYGARLSTREALDGLRHWRLHVTVLACTFLVFPLLGLAARGLVPVILTDPLYQGLLFLTLVPSTVQSSIAFTSMARGNVPAAICAGSFSSLVGVVATPLLAASLLGGNGGGFSADSLLKIVLQLLVPFLAGQVLRRYIGSFVTRHKKVLALVDRGSILLVVYTAFSAGMVQGIWHQVSPARLGGLVVVEAVILAVMLLLTWYGGKALRFGREDRIAIQFAGSKKSLAAGLPMASVLFGAQAALAVLPLMLFHQMQLIVCAVIAKRRAREASAEVTAPKPGATTRSAVGTGTRSG; encoded by the coding sequence CTGCCGATCGACCCCTACATCCTGCTGCTTCTCGGGACGGTGGGCCTCGCCGCGCTGTTCCCGGCACGCGGGCCGGCCGCGGATGTCGCCTCCGGCGCCTCCACGGCGGCGGTCGCCCTCCTCTTCTTCCTGTACGGTGCCCGGCTGTCCACCCGCGAGGCGCTCGACGGGCTGCGCCACTGGCGGCTCCACGTCACGGTCCTGGCCTGCACCTTCCTGGTCTTCCCGCTGCTCGGGCTCGCGGCCCGCGGGCTGGTCCCGGTGATCCTGACGGACCCGCTCTACCAGGGACTGCTCTTCCTCACGCTCGTCCCGTCGACCGTGCAGTCGTCGATCGCCTTCACGTCGATGGCCCGCGGCAACGTGCCCGCCGCGATCTGCGCGGGCTCCTTCTCCTCCCTCGTCGGCGTCGTCGCCACCCCGCTGCTCGCGGCCTCGCTGCTCGGCGGCAACGGCGGCGGCTTCTCCGCCGACTCGCTGCTGAAGATCGTGCTGCAACTGCTGGTGCCGTTCCTCGCCGGACAGGTGCTGCGGCGCTATATCGGCAGCTTCGTCACTCGCCACAAGAAGGTCCTCGCCCTGGTGGACCGCGGTTCGATCCTGCTCGTCGTCTACACCGCGTTCAGCGCGGGCATGGTGCAGGGCATCTGGCACCAGGTCAGCCCCGCCCGGCTCGGTGGCCTGGTCGTCGTCGAGGCGGTGATCCTCGCCGTGATGCTGCTGTTGACCTGGTACGGCGGCAAGGCGCTGCGCTTCGGCCGCGAGGACCGGATCGCGATCCAGTTCGCCGGCTCGAAGAAGTCCCTGGCCGCCGGACTGCCCATGGCGAGCGTCCTGTTCGGCGCGCAGGCGGCGCTGGCCGTGCTGCCGCTGATGCTCTTCCACCAGATGCAGCTGATCGTCTGCGCGGTGATCGCCAAGCGGCGCGCCCGGGAGGCGTCGGCGGAGGTCACCGCACCGAAGCCAGGCGCAACGACACGAAGCGCGGTCGGTACAGGGACACGTTCCGGCTGA
- a CDS encoding LysR substrate-binding domain-containing protein yields the protein MYDPSHLRTFMSVAQTLSFTQAARRLGLRQSTVSQHVRRLEDAAGRTLFTRDTHSVELTEDGEAMLGFARRILEVHEQAAAFFTGTRLRGRLRFGASEDFVLTRLPEILEGFRHEHPEVDLELTVELSGTLHEQLAAGKLDLVLAKRRPEDPRGELVRHDRLVWIGAERLRLDPDRPVPLIVYPPPGITRALALEALERQGRDWRVVCTSGSLNGLVAAARAGLGVMAHSRGLIPPGLVRVPERAGLPELGQVDFVLVHGRRRPSAQGAADALAAAILAGGDRLHRSERKGL from the coding sequence ATGTACGACCCGTCCCATCTGCGCACCTTCATGTCGGTGGCGCAGACGCTGAGCTTCACGCAGGCCGCGCGGCGGCTCGGGCTGCGGCAGTCGACGGTCAGCCAGCACGTGCGGCGGCTCGAGGACGCCGCCGGGCGCACGCTGTTCACCCGGGACACCCACTCGGTGGAGCTGACGGAGGACGGCGAGGCCATGCTCGGCTTCGCGCGCCGGATCCTGGAGGTGCACGAGCAGGCGGCGGCGTTCTTCACGGGCACCCGGTTGCGCGGCCGGCTGCGCTTCGGCGCCTCGGAGGACTTCGTGCTGACCCGGCTGCCCGAGATCCTCGAGGGCTTCCGGCACGAGCACCCGGAGGTCGACCTGGAGCTGACGGTCGAGCTGTCGGGCACGCTGCACGAGCAGCTGGCGGCCGGGAAGCTGGACCTCGTGCTGGCCAAGCGGCGACCCGAGGACCCGCGGGGCGAGCTGGTCCGGCACGACCGGCTGGTGTGGATCGGCGCGGAGCGGCTCCGGCTCGACCCGGACCGCCCGGTGCCGCTCATCGTCTACCCGCCGCCGGGCATCACCCGCGCGCTCGCCCTGGAGGCCCTGGAGCGGCAGGGCCGGGACTGGCGCGTGGTGTGCACCAGCGGGAGCCTCAACGGCCTGGTCGCGGCGGCCCGGGCCGGGCTCGGGGTGATGGCCCACTCCCGGGGCCTCATCCCGCCGGGACTGGTCCGGGTCCCGGAGCGGGCGGGGCTGCCGGAGCTGGGGCAGGTCGACTTCGTCCTCGTCCACGGCCGGCGCCGGCCCTCCGCCCAGGGCGCGGCGGACGCCCTCGCGGCGGCGATCCTGGCAGGTGGGGACCGTCTGCACCGCAGCGAGCGCAAGGGGCTGTGA
- a CDS encoding AMP-dependent synthetase/ligase, translated as MREFTNPPLALAPPVGGLADVVFEHAREDPLHIALGRKDDAGQWRDVTAAEFRDEVLALAKGLLASGIRFGDRVAIMSRTRYEWTLFDYALWTIGAQVVPVYPTSSAEQCFWMLYDAEVTAAVVEHEDHAMTIATVIDRLPRLRRLWQLDSGAVHELYDAGAHLDDEVVHRHRQAVTPDSVATIIYTSGTTGRPKGCVITHGNFMYEADTVIERWEPVFHSKRGDEAATLLFLPLAHVFGRMVQVAGIRGKVKFGHQPQLNAAALLPDLAAFKPTFFLAVPYIFEKVFNAARRKAEKEGRSGPFEKAVDIAIKYADAMEAKAWGTGPGPSAGLRMQHQLFDKLVYTKIRAAMGGRIKHAMSGGSAMDRRLGLFFAGAGVHIYEGYGLTETTAAATANPPGRTRFGTVGLPIPGMTVHIADDGEIWLHGANVFQGYLNNQKATDATLHDGWLATGDLGALDEDGFLTITGRKKEILVTSGGKSVSPGVLEERVRDHPLVNQCIVVGNDRPYIAALVTLDQEAVEHWLAMRAKPQMSPAELVRDADLETEVRRAVVAANTLVSQAESIRTFRILAQPFTEEHGLLTPSLKLKRKAIEKAYENEVEALYRA; from the coding sequence TTGCGCGAGTTCACCAACCCTCCGTTGGCGTTGGCACCTCCGGTGGGTGGTCTGGCCGACGTGGTCTTCGAGCATGCCCGGGAAGACCCGCTGCACATCGCGCTGGGCCGCAAGGACGACGCGGGCCAGTGGCGGGATGTCACCGCCGCCGAGTTCCGCGACGAGGTGCTCGCCCTGGCCAAGGGGCTGCTGGCGAGCGGCATCCGGTTCGGCGACCGGGTCGCGATCATGTCCCGCACCCGCTACGAGTGGACCCTCTTCGACTACGCGCTGTGGACGATCGGCGCCCAGGTCGTGCCGGTCTATCCGACGTCCTCGGCCGAGCAGTGCTTCTGGATGCTGTACGACGCCGAGGTGACGGCCGCGGTCGTGGAGCACGAGGACCACGCCATGACGATCGCCACCGTCATCGACCGGCTGCCCCGGCTGCGCCGCCTGTGGCAGCTCGACTCGGGGGCCGTGCACGAGCTGTACGACGCGGGCGCGCACCTCGACGACGAGGTGGTGCACCGCCACCGGCAGGCCGTCACACCCGACTCGGTCGCCACGATCATCTACACCTCGGGCACCACCGGCCGCCCCAAGGGCTGCGTCATCACGCACGGCAACTTCATGTACGAGGCGGACACCGTCATCGAGCGCTGGGAGCCGGTGTTCCACTCCAAGCGCGGCGACGAGGCGGCGACCCTGCTGTTCCTGCCGCTCGCGCACGTCTTCGGGCGTATGGTCCAGGTCGCCGGCATCCGCGGCAAGGTGAAGTTCGGCCATCAGCCGCAGCTGAACGCGGCGGCCCTGCTGCCGGACCTGGCCGCGTTCAAGCCGACGTTCTTCCTGGCCGTGCCGTACATCTTCGAGAAGGTGTTCAACGCGGCCCGCCGCAAGGCCGAGAAGGAGGGCCGCTCCGGCCCGTTCGAGAAGGCCGTCGACATCGCCATCAAGTACGCGGACGCGATGGAGGCCAAGGCCTGGGGCACCGGCCCCGGCCCGTCGGCGGGCCTGCGCATGCAGCACCAGCTGTTCGACAAGCTCGTCTACACCAAGATCCGCGCCGCGATGGGCGGCCGCATCAAGCACGCCATGTCCGGCGGCTCGGCGATGGACCGCCGGCTCGGGCTGTTCTTCGCCGGGGCGGGCGTGCACATCTACGAGGGCTACGGCCTGACGGAGACCACCGCCGCCGCGACCGCCAACCCGCCAGGGCGCACCCGCTTCGGCACGGTCGGGCTGCCCATTCCCGGCATGACCGTGCACATCGCGGACGACGGCGAGATCTGGCTGCACGGCGCGAACGTCTTCCAGGGGTACCTCAACAACCAGAAGGCCACCGACGCGACCCTGCACGACGGCTGGCTCGCCACCGGCGACCTCGGCGCGCTGGACGAGGACGGCTTCCTCACCATCACCGGCCGCAAGAAGGAGATCCTGGTCACATCCGGCGGCAAGAGTGTGTCACCCGGTGTGCTGGAGGAACGCGTCCGGGACCACCCGCTGGTCAACCAGTGCATCGTCGTCGGCAACGACCGCCCGTACATCGCCGCCCTGGTCACCCTCGACCAGGAGGCCGTCGAGCACTGGCTGGCCATGCGGGCCAAGCCGCAGATGTCCCCCGCGGAGCTGGTGCGCGACGCGGATCTGGAGACGGAGGTGCGCCGTGCGGTGGTCGCCGCCAACACCCTGGTCTCGCAGGCCGAGTCGATCCGCACCTTCCGCATACTCGCCCAGCCGTTCACGGAGGAGCACGGGCTGCTGACCCCGTCGCTGAAGCTGAAGCGCAAGGCGATCGAAAAGGCGTACGAGAACGAGGTCGAAGCGCTCTACCGGGCGTGA